Proteins from a single region of Crassaminicella profunda:
- a CDS encoding ABC transporter substrate-binding protein yields the protein MMKFGKKLTLMMVFMLMVSLVVAGCGQKPAETSNEQAENSPTEAETSQEDVIKIGVFEPLTGANAAGGAIELEGVELANELYPEVLGKKVELVIVDNKSDKVEAANATARLIEKEKVSAIIGSWGSSFSMAAGDAVRNSQIPAIGASCTNPLVTLNNDYYFRACFIDPFQGAVMANYAFNKLGAKKAAIIQEVSSDYSVGLAKFFTDAFKKITDDESAIVGSASYNTGDQDFTAQLTNIKQLKPDVIFAPGNFTESALLIKQAKQLGMDIPILGGDTWETQELIDIGGEDIEGTVMSTFFTSEKPITEMSKVFLDKYREKYNKEPASCTALGFDAYIMVIDAIKRAESSDPKAIRDALAETKDFEGAAGIITLDENGDAVKSAVIKVVKDGKFTYLDTVEPMK from the coding sequence ATGATGAAGTTTGGTAAAAAACTAACTTTAATGATGGTGTTCATGCTAATGGTATCATTAGTAGTAGCAGGATGCGGACAAAAACCAGCAGAGACTTCAAATGAGCAAGCTGAAAATTCACCAACAGAGGCAGAAACCTCTCAAGAAGATGTGATTAAGATTGGTGTATTTGAGCCATTAACAGGAGCAAATGCAGCAGGTGGAGCTATAGAACTTGAAGGGGTAGAACTTGCCAATGAATTGTATCCAGAAGTATTAGGAAAAAAAGTTGAACTTGTGATTGTTGATAACAAATCGGATAAGGTAGAAGCTGCCAATGCTACAGCAAGATTGATTGAAAAAGAAAAGGTTAGTGCTATTATAGGAAGTTGGGGAAGTTCCTTTTCAATGGCTGCAGGAGATGCAGTTAGAAATTCACAGATTCCAGCAATCGGTGCTTCTTGTACAAATCCATTAGTTACATTAAACAATGATTACTATTTTAGAGCTTGCTTTATTGACCCATTCCAAGGAGCTGTTATGGCAAACTATGCATTTAATAAGCTAGGTGCCAAAAAAGCTGCTATTATTCAAGAAGTATCTTCAGATTATTCAGTAGGTCTTGCAAAATTTTTTACAGATGCATTTAAAAAGATTACGGATGATGAAAGTGCTATTGTAGGAAGTGCAAGTTATAATACAGGGGATCAGGATTTTACTGCTCAGCTTACAAATATAAAGCAATTAAAGCCAGATGTTATTTTTGCTCCTGGTAACTTTACAGAATCAGCACTTCTTATTAAACAAGCAAAACAGCTTGGAATGGATATACCAATTCTTGGTGGAGACACATGGGAAACTCAAGAGCTGATTGATATTGGTGGAGAGGATATTGAAGGAACTGTCATGTCAACATTCTTCACATCTGAAAAACCTATTACAGAAATGTCTAAAGTATTCTTAGATAAATATAGAGAAAAATACAATAAAGAACCAGCTTCTTGTACAGCTTTAGGATTTGATGCATATATTATGGTGATAGATGCTATTAAGAGAGCTGAATCTTCTGATCCAAAGGCTATAAGAGATGCTTTGGCTGAGACTAAGGATTTTGAAGGAGCAGCAGGAATCATTACCCTTGATGAGAATGGAGATGCTGTAAAGAGTGCGGTTATCAAAGTTGTAAAGGATGGCAAATTTACATATCTTGATACGGTTGAACCAATGAAATAA
- a CDS encoding GGDEF domain-containing protein, which produces MAIVVEIKEKVILNDIVYRVEKGIYMMKLLRKYNYLIIIIVFTVILCMSYNSYKRTKEIIKCKYKAQSHLVENSVTHALESANGAYSISENILNEEMEKYSKILLKEYKSNPQIETWNVDEIKKQMDNYDIYIIDRNLKVIKTTFEKDLGMDFSKYPSFSKLLKSRLEANCFTADKMDISSNTGEIKKYSYMPTSDQKYLIELSINILDRYPVLKELNAFSLARNLVDKYPYVEDISFYKFNKQANNVGMIKDKKNPIDINIPKNDKALVKEAVLWNTIQSRVVKHSNFTTTIKYIPILTKNQEGENDWWNSFAIGIAYSNKEMLREINKETNMFFIHIFTIATVFIIFITSIIYLLKKTEYMAYHDHLTGLANRKAFEEYFNEIINKRKSKSKVAILYLDLDDFKYINDHYGHEMGDKLLIEVAMRLKNIVRDQDKVSRVGGDEFIILLTDIQSENHVSRVREKLENSIKRPFYLDGRRIMIHCSIGLSISSDKDFSLEGLINKADVSMYSVKNEKGTPS; this is translated from the coding sequence TTGGCGATTGTTGTAGAAATAAAAGAAAAAGTGATTTTGAATGATATAGTATACAGAGTAGAGAAAGGAATTTATATGATGAAATTATTAAGAAAGTATAATTATTTGATAATTATTATTGTTTTTACTGTAATACTTTGTATGTCTTATAATAGTTACAAAAGAACAAAAGAGATTATTAAGTGTAAATATAAAGCCCAAAGTCATTTAGTAGAAAACAGTGTGACTCATGCTTTAGAGAGTGCTAATGGAGCGTATAGTATATCTGAGAATATACTAAATGAGGAAATGGAAAAATATTCAAAAATTCTATTGAAGGAATATAAAAGTAATCCTCAAATCGAAACTTGGAATGTAGATGAAATTAAAAAGCAAATGGATAATTATGATATTTATATAATAGATAGGAATTTAAAAGTAATCAAGACGACTTTTGAGAAGGACCTAGGTATGGATTTTTCTAAATATCCATCATTTTCAAAATTATTAAAAAGTCGGTTGGAGGCTAATTGCTTTACTGCTGATAAAATGGACATTTCCAGTAATACGGGTGAAATAAAAAAATATAGTTACATGCCTACATCTGATCAAAAATACCTAATAGAATTAAGTATTAATATACTTGATAGATATCCTGTGCTAAAAGAACTAAATGCATTTTCATTGGCTAGAAATTTAGTAGACAAATATCCCTATGTAGAGGATATTTCTTTTTACAAATTTAATAAACAAGCAAATAATGTGGGAATGATAAAAGATAAAAAGAATCCTATAGATATCAACATTCCTAAAAACGATAAAGCATTAGTGAAAGAGGCAGTTTTATGGAATACCATTCAATCTAGAGTTGTTAAGCATTCAAACTTCACTACAACTATCAAATACATTCCAATTTTAACAAAAAATCAAGAGGGTGAAAATGATTGGTGGAATTCTTTTGCTATTGGGATTGCTTATAGCAATAAAGAAATGTTAAGGGAAATAAATAAAGAGACAAATATGTTTTTCATTCATATTTTTACGATTGCTACAGTTTTTATAATATTCATAACCTCAATCATATATCTTTTGAAGAAAACAGAATATATGGCTTACCATGATCATTTGACAGGGTTAGCAAATCGTAAAGCTTTTGAAGAATATTTTAATGAAATAATAAATAAAAGAAAGAGTAAAAGCAAAGTTGCAATATTGTATCTAGATTTGGATGATTTTAAATATATAAATGATCATTATGGACATGAAATGGGAGATAAGTTATTGATAGAAGTTGCAATGAGGCTGAAAAATATAGTAAGAGATCAGGATAAAGTATCACGAGTGGGTGGAGATGAATTCATCATTTTGCTAACAGACATTCAATCAGAAAATCATGTTTCTCGAGTGAGAGAAAAGTTAGAAAATAGCATTAAAAGACCTTTTTATTTAGATGGGAGAAGGATTATGATTCATTGCAGTATTGGTTTAAGTATTTCTTCTGATAAAGATTTTTCCCTTGAAGGTCTTATCAATAAAGCAGATGTCTCAATGTATAGTGTAAAGAATGAAAAAGGTACCCCTAGTTGA
- a CDS encoding PadR family transcriptional regulator: protein MYDKSQLRRGTLEGCILKIIKLEETYGYEIMNKLSSYGFEELSEGTIYPLLIRLEKKKLICSNYKASPLGPRRKYFSITELGINMLNSFEEHWDSISTTVNKILSLGEK, encoded by the coding sequence ATGTATGATAAATCTCAATTGAGGCGAGGAACTTTGGAAGGATGCATTTTGAAAATTATTAAATTAGAGGAAACATACGGTTATGAAATAATGAATAAACTATCCTCTTATGGATTCGAGGAACTTAGTGAAGGTACCATTTATCCATTATTAATTAGGCTAGAAAAAAAGAAACTGATATGTTCAAACTATAAAGCATCTCCATTAGGTCCTAGAAGGAAATATTTTTCAATAACGGAGCTTGGTATTAATATGCTAAATTCATTTGAAGAACATTGGGACAGTATTTCTACAACTGTAAACAAAATTTTGTCTTTGGGGGAAAAGTAA
- a CDS encoding FeoB small GTPase domain-containing protein, translated as MGLTCQSCGKALLKEKFNIRVGNDDELVIALAGNPNVGKSTVFNALTGLKQHTGNWPGKTVTNARGNYKYKNKKFVLVDLPGTYSLLANSVEEQVARDFICFGKPDATVVVTDATCLERNLNLVLQVMELTNNVILCINLMDEAKRKGIFIDTKILEKTLGIPVVSTSARSGEGLIELMDKIYHIGMGLEKTAPKKILYSEEIEAQIEKLIPKLKELLKDQLNPRWVALKILEGDPTILDSIQQFLYTESCIKKQREVTYVNE; from the coding sequence ATGGGACTCACCTGTCAATCTTGTGGCAAAGCCCTATTAAAAGAAAAATTTAATATAAGAGTAGGTAATGATGATGAATTAGTCATTGCTTTAGCGGGTAATCCAAACGTTGGAAAAAGTACAGTATTTAATGCTTTAACTGGTCTTAAACAACATACAGGCAATTGGCCTGGAAAAACCGTCACAAACGCTCGAGGTAATTATAAATACAAAAATAAAAAATTTGTCCTTGTAGATTTGCCAGGAACTTATTCCCTTTTAGCCAATTCCGTTGAAGAGCAAGTGGCAAGAGATTTTATTTGTTTTGGAAAACCAGATGCTACTGTTGTGGTTACAGATGCAACCTGTCTTGAAAGAAACCTCAATCTCGTACTACAAGTTATGGAACTTACTAATAACGTAATTCTTTGTATTAACTTAATGGATGAAGCCAAAAGAAAAGGAATATTTATAGATACGAAAATCTTAGAAAAAACTTTAGGTATTCCTGTTGTCAGTACATCTGCTAGAAGTGGTGAAGGATTAATTGAGCTAATGGATAAAATCTATCATATTGGTATGGGCCTTGAAAAAACTGCTCCTAAAAAAATCTTATACTCAGAAGAAATTGAAGCGCAAATCGAAAAACTTATTCCTAAATTGAAAGAATTATTAAAAGATCAATTGAATCCTAGATGGGTAGCTTTAAAAATATTAGAAGGGGACCCTACTATTTTAGATTCTATACAGCAATTTTTATATACAGAGAGTTGTATAAAAAAACAAAGGGAGGTGACCTATGTCAATGAATAA
- a CDS encoding nucleoside recognition domain-containing protein, with protein MSMNNKISNPYNVLVSLQNEISKENHHEFRDMMVSSIYSQAEEIANTVVTKSNKKRFDWDKKLDNILTSKITGYPIMFLLLGLVFWITVTGANVPSALLADFLFNIEAHLSTLFMKVNAPTWLHGILILGVYRTLAWVISVMLPPMAIFFPCFTLLEDLGYLPRVAFNLDRLFKRSGAHGKQSLTMSMGFGCNAAGIIACRIIDSPRERLIAMMTNNFVPCNGRFPTLIAISTIFVGGAVASRYSTIAATFFVCILVLLGIFMTLLVSWGLSKTLLRGVPSSFTLELPPYRRPQFGKILYRSLIDRTIFVLGRAIVVAAPAGLVTWILANVFIGNQSILTHVATFLQPLGHLIGMDGFILMAFILGLPANEIVLPILIMSYMAKGSMLELDSIQAMGDLFIANGWTYLTALNVMIFSLLHFPCATTLWTIKKECGSSKWTAFAAILPTIIAIATCFIITQGAKLIGLL; from the coding sequence ATGTCAATGAATAATAAAATTTCTAATCCATATAATGTATTAGTTTCTCTACAAAATGAAATTTCTAAAGAAAATCATCATGAATTTAGAGATATGATGGTTAGCAGTATTTATTCTCAAGCAGAGGAAATTGCAAATACAGTTGTTACAAAAAGTAATAAAAAAAGATTTGATTGGGATAAAAAATTAGATAACATCCTTACCTCTAAAATAACAGGATATCCTATTATGTTTTTGTTATTAGGCTTGGTATTTTGGATTACCGTAACAGGTGCTAATGTGCCATCAGCACTCTTGGCAGATTTCTTGTTTAATATAGAAGCGCACCTTAGCACTTTATTTATGAAAGTAAATGCTCCAACTTGGCTTCACGGTATTCTTATATTAGGTGTATATCGAACCTTAGCATGGGTTATTTCTGTTATGCTTCCTCCTATGGCCATATTCTTCCCCTGCTTTACCCTACTAGAAGATTTAGGCTATCTTCCTCGTGTTGCCTTTAATCTTGATCGATTGTTTAAAAGATCAGGTGCTCATGGAAAGCAATCTCTTACAATGAGCATGGGATTTGGATGCAACGCTGCAGGAATCATTGCTTGTAGAATCATTGATTCTCCAAGAGAAAGACTCATCGCCATGATGACAAATAATTTTGTACCTTGCAACGGTCGTTTTCCTACATTGATTGCCATATCCACTATTTTTGTAGGTGGTGCTGTAGCAAGCAGATATAGTACTATTGCAGCAACCTTCTTTGTTTGTATACTCGTATTATTGGGTATTTTTATGACCCTTTTGGTTTCATGGGGACTTTCAAAAACACTATTAAGAGGTGTTCCATCTTCATTTACGCTAGAGCTTCCTCCCTATAGAAGACCTCAATTTGGAAAAATATTATATCGTTCCTTAATCGATCGAACCATATTTGTATTAGGTCGTGCAATCGTTGTAGCTGCTCCAGCAGGTCTTGTTACATGGATTTTAGCTAATGTATTTATTGGAAATCAAAGTATATTAACACATGTGGCAACCTTTTTACAACCCTTAGGTCATCTTATTGGTATGGATGGATTTATCTTAATGGCTTTCATCCTTGGTTTACCAGCAAATGAGATTGTTCTACCTATTTTAATCATGAGTTATATGGCTAAAGGAAGTATGCTTGAATTAGATAGTATTCAAGCAATGGGAGATTTATTTATTGCTAACGGTTGGACCTATCTTACTGCTTTAAATGTTATGATCTTTTCACTTCTTCATTTCCCTTGTGCCACTACCCTTTGGACCATCAAAAAAGAATGTGGTAGCTCAAAATGGACCGCTTTTGCAGCCATTCTGCCTACAATTATTGCAATAGCCACATGTTTTATCATAACCCAAGGAGCTAAACTTATAGGACTTTTATAA
- a CDS encoding FeoA family protein, whose protein sequence is MKTAIPLSHLSIGTSGRVSDLLTTGLSRRRMLDLGLVPGTIVTVIRKSPLGDPTAYNIRGAIIALRKEEASLILVKPV, encoded by the coding sequence ATGAAAACAGCGATTCCTCTCTCTCATCTTTCTATAGGAACTTCTGGTCGCGTTTCAGATTTGTTGACAACAGGTTTATCAAGAAGGAGAATGTTGGATTTGGGTCTTGTTCCAGGAACAATTGTAACCGTCATCAGAAAAAGCCCCTTAGGAGATCCTACTGCATATAACATAAGAGGTGCCATCATTGCTTTAAGAAAAGAAGAAGCATCCCTTATTTTAGTAAAACCAGTTTAA
- a CDS encoding cyclase family protein, giving the protein MIIDITQVTKLDRIYRPGSPSLKVKKIKCFEGTKKEYTTTLFSCAVHNMGTHIDVMSADVVLENERLISLGIKFDVSHITDRPVELDDLDVSQIKEGHFIFFQTNWDKYLDDEEKYNMHPEISMDVIKYLVNKKVNMIGIDTLGLGHSKNHGLIDVFLGKSGIYAIENLTNLDKIPKKNFRVYCLPMKIEGLDAFPARILVEF; this is encoded by the coding sequence ATGATAATTGATATTACACAAGTTACTAAATTAGATAGAATTTATAGACCAGGTTCACCCTCTTTAAAAGTAAAAAAAATAAAGTGTTTTGAAGGAACTAAAAAGGAATATACTACGACCTTGTTCTCTTGTGCCGTTCATAATATGGGAACTCACATAGATGTTATGAGTGCAGATGTAGTATTGGAAAATGAAAGATTAATATCACTAGGGATAAAATTTGATGTTTCTCATATAACTGATAGACCCGTTGAACTGGATGATTTAGATGTTTCACAGATTAAAGAAGGGCATTTTATATTTTTTCAAACAAATTGGGATAAATACTTAGATGATGAAGAAAAGTATAATATGCATCCTGAAATTTCTATGGATGTTATCAAGTATTTAGTAAATAAGAAGGTTAATATGATTGGAATAGATACTTTAGGACTTGGTCATAGTAAAAATCATGGACTTATAGATGTTTTCCTTGGAAAAAGTGGTATCTATGCAATTGAAAACTTAACTAATCTTGATAAAATACCCAAAAAAAATTTCAGAGTATATTGTTTACCTATGAAAATAGAAGGTCTAGACGCATTTCCTGCTAGAATATTAGTTGAATTTTAA
- a CDS encoding metal-dependent transcriptional regulator encodes MLSPSLEDYLEEIYRLSLIKSEIRVRDIAEKLKVSSPSVVKALRKLHNESYILYKRYEGIYLTQEGEKLGKLLVKRNSVLQEFLSVINSQCDVEAEAEAMEHYLSSPTILSIEKLVAFMKKDREILNKFLKFCGTEEKKHWSEELE; translated from the coding sequence ATGCTATCACCAAGTTTAGAAGATTATTTAGAAGAAATTTATCGATTATCCTTAATAAAAAGTGAAATAAGAGTTAGAGATATTGCAGAAAAGTTAAAGGTATCATCCCCATCTGTTGTAAAAGCTTTAAGAAAGCTACATAATGAAAGCTATATTCTGTATAAAAGATATGAAGGAATCTATCTAACACAAGAAGGGGAAAAACTAGGAAAGTTATTGGTGAAAAGAAATAGTGTGTTACAAGAATTTTTATCTGTAATAAATAGTCAATGTGACGTTGAAGCAGAAGCAGAAGCTATGGAGCATTATTTGAGCTCTCCTACTATTTTGTCTATAGAAAAATTAGTAGCATTCATGAAGAAGGATAGGGAAATTTTGAATAAATTTTTAAAATTTTGTGGAACGGAAGAAAAAAAACATTGGAGTGAAGAGCTTGAATAA
- a CDS encoding mechanosensitive ion channel family protein, translated as MDLSFIKNIHFPNHIKPFFTSLLILFISFCLIRLVMFLTAKIIQITKFNEQREMTIKSIVDSVFAYFILTLAILNILSEFGLIKKATIITGAGIITLIAGLGAQNLIKDIINGFFILFERQMKVGDYVSINESYFGTVEEIGLRSTAIREWTMRKVYIPNGEIKTLKNYYKEKARVIVEIVVPFEEDHSLAEQTLNQICETINEKYDDKLYKVGNVNYSEFSLLGVVSLDGKLGGAKYIIIGVVNPHFQWFLRNRIYEHILKIFKENDISIAYPRFFLHDDE; from the coding sequence ATGGATTTATCCTTTATAAAAAATATTCATTTTCCAAATCATATTAAACCTTTTTTTACGTCACTCCTTATTCTTTTTATATCCTTTTGTTTAATTCGATTGGTCATGTTTCTTACAGCAAAGATTATTCAAATTACTAAATTCAATGAACAGCGTGAAATGACCATAAAAAGTATCGTTGACTCTGTATTTGCTTATTTTATTCTTACCCTTGCCATCCTTAATATTTTAAGTGAATTTGGACTGATAAAAAAAGCTACCATCATAACAGGAGCTGGTATTATTACATTAATTGCAGGACTTGGCGCTCAAAATCTTATCAAAGATATTATTAACGGCTTTTTCATTTTATTCGAAAGGCAAATGAAGGTTGGAGACTATGTCAGTATTAATGAATCTTATTTTGGAACAGTAGAAGAAATTGGCCTTCGCTCTACAGCTATACGAGAATGGACCATGAGAAAGGTGTATATCCCCAACGGAGAAATCAAAACCCTAAAAAATTATTATAAAGAAAAGGCAAGAGTCATTGTAGAAATCGTCGTTCCCTTTGAAGAAGATCATTCATTAGCAGAACAAACTTTAAATCAAATTTGTGAAACGATTAATGAAAAATACGATGATAAATTGTATAAAGTTGGTAATGTTAATTATTCAGAGTTTAGTTTATTAGGAGTTGTATCATTAGATGGAAAATTAGGAGGAGCAAAATATATTATTATCGGCGTAGTCAATCCTCATTTTCAATGGTTCTTAAGAAATCGTATTTATGAACACATCTTAAAAATCTTTAAAGAAAATGATATATCCATTGCCTATCCAAGATTTTTTTTACATGATGATGAATGA
- a CDS encoding MarR family transcriptional regulator, with the protein MKNYERIIKSYFRSVREFNEFESVPRDFGTGDLLYSSEIHTLQVIGNNANINLTELAAKLDISKSGASKFTKKLIEKNLITKSKHLSNKKEVVFNLTEKGLIAYLGHEKFDKEVFASIYKILSRFDEKEKEFLESFLDELVLEVKKLNRK; encoded by the coding sequence ATGAAAAACTATGAAAGAATAATTAAATCATATTTTAGATCAGTAAGGGAATTTAATGAATTTGAAAGTGTTCCAAGGGATTTTGGAACAGGCGATTTACTTTATAGTTCTGAAATACACACGCTTCAAGTTATAGGAAATAATGCTAATATTAATCTTACTGAACTAGCAGCGAAATTAGATATTTCAAAAAGTGGTGCTTCAAAATTTACAAAAAAGCTCATTGAAAAGAATTTAATAACAAAAAGTAAACATTTGAGCAATAAGAAGGAAGTAGTTTTCAATTTGACAGAAAAGGGATTAATAGCATATTTAGGACATGAAAAGTTTGACAAAGAAGTATTTGCTTCAATATATAAAATTCTATCTAGGTTTGATGAGAAAGAAAAAGAGTTTTTAGAATCATTTTTAGATGAATTGGTTTTAGAGGTCAAAAAATTAAATAGAAAGTAA
- a CDS encoding L-2-amino-thiazoline-4-carboxylic acid hydrolase produces the protein MLKTNIDNIAKPSNAMIIIGVLKGYIHHPILFFLKAILTFRNFKKTIKIDLPTEFINSSGLIAWLYIRLKKEIGKEKAYEIIRATILCSGLAIQQANFRNVEVERTFENLVKYQKRVKNEGTTKLNKMEIIEQTSNRYVYKVTKCMFYELFKYLEVPELTRIMCSIDNAIFNSYLPEKIIFHRNGINNRMVDGASECMFIMEKHE, from the coding sequence ATGTTAAAAACTAATATTGACAACATTGCAAAGCCTTCAAATGCTATGATTATAATAGGTGTATTAAAAGGATATATTCATCATCCAATATTGTTTTTTCTAAAAGCAATACTAACTTTTAGAAATTTCAAAAAAACTATTAAAATAGATTTACCAACAGAATTTATTAATTCAAGTGGACTGATTGCATGGTTATATATTAGGCTAAAGAAAGAAATCGGAAAAGAAAAGGCCTATGAAATAATTAGAGCGACAATTTTGTGTTCAGGATTGGCAATTCAACAAGCTAATTTCAGAAATGTAGAGGTAGAAAGAACTTTTGAAAATTTGGTAAAATATCAGAAACGTGTTAAAAACGAAGGGACAACAAAACTTAATAAGATGGAAATTATTGAGCAAACCAGTAATAGATATGTGTATAAAGTTACCAAATGTATGTTTTATGAACTTTTTAAATATTTAGAGGTGCCTGAATTAACAAGAATAATGTGTAGCATTGATAATGCAATATTTAATTCGTATTTGCCAGAAAAAATTATTTTTCACCGCAATGGAATTAATAATAGGATGGTAGATGGAGCTTCTGAATGTATGTTTATAATGGAAAAACATGAATAG
- a CDS encoding aminotransferase class V-fold PLP-dependent enzyme: MYNQIMNNPFRKLVVGVDMQVPLSNGAYTTAINLDNAATTPPFLSVMGEINKFAPWYSSIHRGKGYKSMLSTDIYENGRDIIKKFVKADKEKDIVIYTKNTTDSINILSYVLSQKKEDKNVVLSSWMEHAANDLPWRNKFIVDYIDIDQSGRLLLDDLETKLRKYKGKVKLVTVTAAANVTGYINPIHEIAKLAHKYKTKVLIDAAQLVPHDRIDMKPFGSDEHIDYLVFSAHKMYAPFGSGVLIGAKDDFEYGLPYAQGGSAIRLVTHAKVAWDEPPAKDEAGTPNLMGIVALIEAIKTFNFLGFRNIDEYEKLLHQYAYAKIKCIPGIKIYNDFRKDDTISIIPFNIEGMHHQIISKILSFEFGIAVRNGFFCAHPYCERLLGYSEKDMAYYFDNPKALLPGMVRVSIGMYNTFEEMDRFVYSLNTIAMNKNYYIKKYESNRDYYKIKNQV; the protein is encoded by the coding sequence ATGTATAATCAAATTATGAATAATCCATTTAGAAAATTAGTAGTTGGAGTAGATATGCAAGTTCCACTATCAAATGGTGCTTATACAACAGCTATAAACCTTGATAATGCTGCCACTACACCACCATTTTTGTCAGTTATGGGAGAAATAAATAAATTTGCACCATGGTATTCTTCTATCCATAGAGGAAAAGGATATAAGTCTATGTTGTCAACGGATATATATGAAAATGGAAGAGATATTATAAAGAAATTTGTAAAGGCAGACAAAGAAAAAGATATAGTCATTTATACGAAAAACACAACAGATTCCATAAATATACTCTCATATGTTTTGAGTCAGAAAAAAGAGGATAAGAATGTGGTTCTTTCTTCATGGATGGAGCATGCAGCAAATGACCTTCCCTGGAGGAATAAATTTATTGTAGATTATATAGATATTGATCAGTCCGGTAGGCTATTACTTGATGATCTAGAAACAAAACTTCGTAAGTATAAAGGAAAAGTAAAACTTGTTACAGTGACAGCAGCGGCTAATGTTACAGGGTATATAAACCCTATACATGAGATAGCAAAACTTGCTCATAAATACAAAACAAAGGTACTTATTGATGCAGCACAGTTAGTACCACATGATCGTATAGATATGAAACCTTTTGGTTCAGATGAACATATTGATTATTTAGTATTTTCTGCTCATAAAATGTATGCGCCATTTGGTTCAGGGGTACTAATTGGGGCGAAGGATGATTTTGAATATGGACTTCCATATGCTCAAGGGGGGAGTGCTATAAGACTGGTTACACATGCAAAAGTAGCTTGGGATGAGCCTCCAGCAAAAGACGAAGCGGGTACTCCTAATCTAATGGGGATTGTTGCTTTAATAGAGGCAATAAAAACCTTTAATTTTCTTGGATTCCGTAATATAGATGAGTACGAAAAACTATTACATCAATATGCTTACGCTAAGATAAAGTGTATTCCAGGAATCAAAATATACAATGATTTTCGAAAAGATGATACGATCAGTATTATACCTTTTAATATTGAAGGGATGCATCATCAAATTATATCTAAAATTCTTTCTTTTGAGTTTGGTATAGCTGTTCGAAATGGTTTCTTTTGTGCTCATCCATATTGTGAAAGATTGTTAGGATATAGTGAAAAAGATATGGCGTATTATTTTGACAATCCAAAAGCTTTACTACCAGGAATGGTGAGGGTAAGTATAGGGATGTATAATACTTTTGAAGAGATGGATCGATTTGTTTACAGTTTGAATACAATAGCTATGAACAAAAATTATTATATAAAGAAATATGAAAGTAATAGAGATTACTATAAAATTAAAAACCAAGTTTAG